From the bacterium genome, the window TGGGTGCTCTGGCCGGCGGCTGCAACTTTATCGCTGCTTATCCCATGACCCCGTCTTCCGGCGTCTGGACATATTACACGCGGGCATCGCGATATTGCGATATCATCAGCGAACAATCCGAAGACGAGATCAGCGCCATGAACATGGCACTGGGCGCGTGGTACGCCGGCGCCCGGGCAATGATCACCACCTCGGGCGGTGGATTTGACCTGATGACCGAAGGTTTGAGCCTTGCCGGCGCCCAGGAGCAGCCGCTCGTTATTCACCTGGCGCAGCGACCCGGACCGGCAACCGGCCTTCCAACCAGGACCGAACAGGCAGACCTGGACCTGGCTCTTTATGCCGGGCACGGTGAATTCCCCAGAATCATACTCGCACCCGGCACACCGGAACAGGCTTTTTCCACGACCCGCGATGCTTTCGCGATCGCCGACCAGTATCAGGTTCCGGTGTTTATCCTGACCGACCAGTTCCTCATGGATTCATCAACCAATGTTGCAGCGTTGGATCTTGCTGAGCCAGCAGCCGATCCCTTCATTGTACCCACCGAACCGGATTACCGGCGATATCAGCTTACGGCCAACGGCATTTCACCCCGGGGTATCCCGGGCCATGGCACCGGACTGGTTATCGCCGACTGTCACTCGCACGACGAAAGCGGGCACATCAGTGAAGATCTGGAAATACGAAACCTTATGGTTGACAAGCTGCGCCGAAAAGCCGCAGCTATTGAACACGATTTTTATGAACCGGAATATTACGGCGGCAACAAAGATGATCCGTGCGATGTTCTGGTCATATGCTGGGGTTCGAACTTCGGAGTGGTCAGAGAAGCGATCCGCGACCAACAGCTATCCGGCAGGAATATCGGCATGCTGCATTTCCAGCAGCTCCACCCTCTCCCCTCGTCAACCGCCGCTTATCTGCAAAAGGCGAAAAAAGTCATAGCGATCGAGAACAACGCGACTGCTCAGTTCGCCCGGCATATAAAGCAAAGTCTGGGTTTTGATTTCCATAGCACCATTCTCAAATACAACGGACTGCCCTTTACGCTCGAAGAAGTCGCCGGAAGGCTGCGGTCCGCGGTCGAACAATAAAGAATAAAAATTTATGAAGCCCCTGACGGGACAACCAGAGTTAAAGACCGCTCCGCGATCAGGAAATTTATTCCCTCGATGCACTTATCAGTGCATAAACCTCGGGACGCTGAATTTCCCCGCGGAATTTTATTTTGGATTCACGGGAAATTCGCGGAAGCCCCTTGCGGGACACCCAGCTGTCCCCCCCTCCCAGGCCCTCCCCCTCGAGGGGGAGGAAAAAAGAGACGGTGATTTATGAAGCCCGTTTTTGACATGGATGAGACGACCGATAGCGCCTGGTGTCCGGGGTGCGGTAATTTTGGGATCCATAACGCCCTTAAACAGAGCCTGGAGCAATTGCAGCTGAAACCCGAGCAGGTCGTGCTCGTATCCGGCATCGGACAAGCCGCGAAACTGCCGCATTATGTCAAAAGCCACGTTTTTAATGGTCTCCATGGCCGCTACCTGTCGTCGGCGACGGCGATCAAGGCGGTTAATCCCGGTTTAACGGTCATCGCGGTCAGCGGCGACGGCTGCACTTATGGCGAGGGCGGCAACCATTTCATTCACACAATCCGGCGCAATCCCGATATAACCAATATAGTCCACAATAACCTGGTGTACGGACTGACCAAGGGACAGGCATCACCGACAAGCCTTATGGGTTTTAAAACGCCGGTGCAGATCCAGGGCGTAATGTCTGAACCGTTCAATCCGCTCTCGGTTGCGATCGCGCTGGACGCCTCGTTCGTGGCGCGGGCATTTGCCGGCGATATAGAACAGATGAAAACAATATTCACAAAAGCGATCAAGCACCGAGGTTATGCTCTGGTCGATGTCTTGCAGCCCTGCGTCACGTTCAACAAGGTCAATACGTACCAGTGGTTCAAAGAACATACTTATAACCTTGAGTCATCGTACGATCCGCACGACCGATCAAGGGCATTTGAACGGGCGGTCGAAAAAGAGCGCTTGGGTCTTGGGATTTTCTATATTAATGAAAAAAGGGTGGTGTTCGAGGACACGCTTGCGCTGTACCGGATCGACAAGACTCCCTTATCCCAGCGCTCAATGATCACAGAGACAAAAATTCAGGAATTCGTGCATGAGTTGCATGGTGAATGATGATAATAATAGAAATCGGAAATTAGAAAGTAGCATATGGGGCAAGCATGAATAAATAAAAGGAGAATGAGAATGAAAAAAGCATCGCTAAATAAAAAGAAAGATTCGGTCGACGATCTGCTTCTAGCCGCCATGGGCAGCGAGGTGATCGCAAAGGAATTCTATCTGGAAGCCGCGGCAAAAGCAAAAAGCAAAGCCGGAAAGCAGCTGTTTGGTGAACTCGCGGAAATGGAACAGGCTCACTATGAGAATGTCCGGCGCGTCATCGATGCGCGTGAGACCGGGCTTGCCATAAACCCGCCGCCGCCGGGCAAGCAATTACCCGCGCTCAAAGGAGAGATCGAAGGCGAATTTGAACCCAACAAAGATGAGATCGCCGAAGTGCTGACGCGCGGCATAGAAGCGGAGAAAAAAGCGAACGCCCGCTACAGAGCGCTTGCCGAGCAGATCAATGATCCAGCCGGCAAAGAGCTGTTCGCGCGTTTTGCCGAGGATGAACGCCGTCACCAAGGCCTGTTGGAAGCTGAATACTACCAGATCTCCAACAAGGGCGCGATAATCTGGGGAGAATAGATACGGTGACCGTCAAAGAAACCATCGATAAAAGGAGAGCATACCGGTCACTGGATTCCTTCCCGGTGACGGATGAACTCATTGCCGATCTGGCGTCGTGCGCCGGTCTTTTTTGCTCCTGCTTTAATAACCAGCCCTGGCGGTTCGTTTTTGTCTATGATCCCGCGGTGCTGGAGAAAATGCACGGCACCCTGTCAAAAGGCAATGAATGGGCTTACGACGCTTCGATGATCGTGGCGGCATTTGCCCTGAAAAAAGATGATTGTCTCATCAAAGAACGCGAATACTACCTTTTCGACACTGGCATGGCAGTGGCGGCGATCGTGCTGAGGGCGACTGAACTGGGGCTTGTCGCCCACCCAATCGCCGGCTACCGTGAAGACGAGGTCAGGAATGTTCTCGGCATCCCATCCGATGCCAGGATAATAACGCTGATCATCATGGGTAAGCACTCGAGTGAACTTAAGCCGGTTTTATCAGAACAGCAAAAGCAAGCCGAGATCAAACGACCG encodes:
- a CDS encoding 2-oxoacid:acceptor oxidoreductase subunit alpha — protein: MPVTDDISVVLCGAAGQGLDTVEQLLARVLNDSGFNVFSTKEFMSRIRGGINSTSIRVSSKPVRAPLDRIDIFIPFNEKAFGHVEKRLTSRTLIISEYATGGLKSTDVPFSKLASEIGSPVYANIIGVGLISGLCGAPLDIIHKNLKYRFSSKGAEIISKNNDAARRGYEIGLEIIRAGNAEIQITPGHRAANDRVMDGNEAVALGALAGGCNFIAAYPMTPSSGVWTYYTRASRYCDIISEQSEDEISAMNMALGAWYAGARAMITTSGGGFDLMTEGLSLAGAQEQPLVIHLAQRPGPATGLPTRTEQADLDLALYAGHGEFPRIILAPGTPEQAFSTTRDAFAIADQYQVPVFILTDQFLMDSSTNVAALDLAEPAADPFIVPTEPDYRRYQLTANGISPRGIPGHGTGLVIADCHSHDESGHISEDLEIRNLMVDKLRRKAAAIEHDFYEPEYYGGNKDDPCDVLVICWGSNFGVVREAIRDQQLSGRNIGMLHFQQLHPLPSSTAAYLQKAKKVIAIENNATAQFARHIKQSLGFDFHSTILKYNGLPFTLEEVAGRLRSAVEQ
- a CDS encoding thiamine pyrophosphate-dependent enzyme produces the protein MKPVFDMDETTDSAWCPGCGNFGIHNALKQSLEQLQLKPEQVVLVSGIGQAAKLPHYVKSHVFNGLHGRYLSSATAIKAVNPGLTVIAVSGDGCTYGEGGNHFIHTIRRNPDITNIVHNNLVYGLTKGQASPTSLMGFKTPVQIQGVMSEPFNPLSVAIALDASFVARAFAGDIEQMKTIFTKAIKHRGYALVDVLQPCVTFNKVNTYQWFKEHTYNLESSYDPHDRSRAFERAVEKERLGLGIFYINEKRVVFEDTLALYRIDKTPLSQRSMITETKIQEFVHELHGE
- a CDS encoding ferritin family protein → MKKASLNKKKDSVDDLLLAAMGSEVIAKEFYLEAAAKAKSKAGKQLFGELAEMEQAHYENVRRVIDARETGLAINPPPPGKQLPALKGEIEGEFEPNKDEIAEVLTRGIEAEKKANARYRALAEQINDPAGKELFARFAEDERRHQGLLEAEYYQISNKGAIIWGE
- a CDS encoding nitroreductase family protein encodes the protein MTVKETIDKRRAYRSLDSFPVTDELIADLASCAGLFCSCFNNQPWRFVFVYDPAVLEKMHGTLSKGNEWAYDASMIVAAFALKKDDCLIKEREYYLFDTGMAVAAIVLRATELGLVAHPIAGYREDEVRNVLGIPSDARIITLIIMGKHSSELKPVLSEQQKQAEIKRPDRLPMNKFVFKNQYREQA